A genomic segment from Bradyrhizobium sp. CB1015 encodes:
- a CDS encoding MFS transporter — protein MVDVLAAPQQGKADSALRTLTGISIAHWVSHFHLLVLPMLFPFLKEKLGVGYVELGFSLTTLAVVSGLTQAPIGYLVDHFGARKILLIGLTLGGCALILLGLHLSYAVLIACAVLLGLANSVYHPADYAILAEHMDEARMGRAFSVHTFAGYLGGAVTPAIVAALVTVWGGVGALIASGAIAILVAVLLVAMGIPEAGAHKKKPGSESAPKQAVITPALITLTALFMLLSLSVAGINNFGVVALMSGYGTSYSIANVALTAFLAASAAGVLAGGFLADRTARHGYVAAACFAANAAIVLLIALVTLPGWALTATMATAGFLSGVIAPSRDMLVRNAAPAGAAGRAFGIVSTGFNLGGIVSPLLFGWIMDRSAPHWVFGASVIFMLATVVLSPFTERRPAKAD, from the coding sequence ATGGTCGACGTTCTCGCCGCACCGCAACAAGGCAAGGCGGACAGTGCGCTGCGCACGCTCACCGGGATCTCGATCGCGCATTGGGTCAGCCATTTTCATCTGCTGGTCCTGCCGATGCTGTTTCCGTTCCTGAAGGAGAAGCTCGGCGTTGGCTATGTCGAGCTCGGCTTCTCGCTGACCACGCTCGCCGTCGTCTCCGGCCTGACGCAGGCGCCGATCGGCTATCTCGTCGACCATTTTGGCGCGCGCAAAATCCTGCTGATCGGGCTGACGCTCGGCGGCTGCGCACTGATCCTGCTCGGCCTGCACCTCAGCTACGCCGTGCTGATCGCCTGTGCCGTGCTGCTCGGGCTCGCCAACAGCGTCTATCATCCCGCCGATTACGCGATCCTGGCCGAGCACATGGACGAGGCGCGGATGGGACGCGCCTTCTCGGTCCACACCTTTGCCGGCTATCTCGGCGGCGCGGTGACGCCGGCGATCGTGGCGGCACTGGTCACGGTGTGGGGCGGCGTCGGCGCACTGATCGCCTCCGGCGCGATCGCCATTCTGGTGGCGGTGCTGCTGGTGGCCATGGGCATTCCCGAGGCGGGCGCGCACAAGAAGAAACCAGGCAGCGAAAGCGCGCCGAAGCAGGCCGTGATCACGCCGGCACTGATCACGCTGACCGCGCTGTTCATGCTGCTCAGCCTGTCGGTCGCCGGCATCAACAATTTCGGCGTGGTGGCGCTGATGAGCGGCTACGGCACGTCCTATTCGATCGCCAATGTCGCGCTGACCGCGTTCCTCGCCGCAAGCGCCGCGGGCGTGCTCGCCGGCGGCTTCCTCGCCGACCGCACCGCGCGTCACGGCTATGTCGCCGCGGCCTGCTTCGCCGCCAATGCGGCCATCGTGCTGCTGATCGCGCTGGTGACGCTGCCGGGCTGGGCCCTCACGGCGACGATGGCGACCGCAGGCTTCCTCTCCGGCGTGATCGCGCCGTCGCGGGACATGCTGGTGCGCAATGCCGCGCCTGCGGGTGCCGCGGGGCGCGCCTTCGGCATCGTCTCCACCGGCTTCAACCTCGGCGGCATCGTCTCACCGCTGCTGTTCGGCTGGATCATGGATAGAAGCGCTCCGCATTGGGTGTTCGGCGCATCCGTGATCTTCATGCTGGCGACGGTGGTGCTGTCGCCGTTCACGGAGCGGCGGCCGGCGAAAGCAGATTGA
- the soxB gene encoding thiosulfohydrolase SoxB has product MAIRRRDFLKSAGLAAATFSLPRLARGTETAGIYDLERFGNARILHITDTHAQLNPVYFREPSVNIGIGEMAGRPPHLVGRAFLERFGIRPDSADAYAFTCFEFEKSAGRFGKLGGFAHLKTLIDRLRADVGERRSLLVDGGDLWQGTGLANVMQGRDMVEVANLLGIEAMTGHWEFTYGEQALRDNLERFKGEFLAQNVFLTEEAAFNDAPAFDKAIGRVFKPSVIKELGGHRIAIVGQAFPYTPIAHPKRFTPDWSFGIREEELQKHVDALRGTDNVDAVVLLSHNGMDVDLKLASRVTGIDVILGGHTHDAVPQPMPVKNAGGTTLVTNAGSNGKFLGVLDLALDSGKVSDIRYHLLPVYSELLKPDPAMAELIGRVRAPHVADWSEKIATPDRLLYRRGNFSGPMDELICTALRTELDAEIALSPGFRWGVTALSGQAMTMEDLLAETAITYPETYVQEMTGAQIKDLLEDVCDNLFNADPYYQQGGDMVRAGGLSYTCTPDAAIGSRISELKLGSGKAISASHRYKVAGWASVNGQQGAPVWDVVGKYLRSGRMLQERLGSGVTLKGVEGNPGIAGLG; this is encoded by the coding sequence ATGGCGATCCGCCGCCGCGATTTCCTGAAAAGTGCAGGCCTTGCCGCCGCAACGTTCAGCCTGCCGCGGCTGGCCCGCGGCACTGAGACCGCCGGCATCTACGACCTCGAGCGGTTCGGCAATGCGCGGATCCTGCACATCACCGACACCCATGCGCAGCTCAATCCGGTCTATTTCCGCGAGCCCAGCGTCAATATCGGCATCGGCGAGATGGCGGGACGGCCGCCGCATCTGGTCGGTCGCGCCTTCCTGGAGCGGTTCGGCATCCGGCCCGACAGCGCCGATGCCTATGCCTTCACCTGCTTCGAGTTCGAGAAGTCCGCAGGCCGCTTCGGCAAGCTCGGGGGCTTTGCCCATCTGAAGACGCTGATCGATCGCTTGCGCGCCGATGTCGGCGAGAGGCGTTCGCTGCTCGTCGACGGCGGCGATCTCTGGCAGGGCACGGGGCTTGCCAATGTCATGCAGGGCCGCGACATGGTCGAGGTCGCCAATCTGCTCGGCATCGAGGCGATGACGGGGCATTGGGAATTCACCTATGGCGAGCAGGCGCTGCGCGACAATCTCGAGCGCTTCAAGGGCGAGTTCCTGGCGCAGAACGTGTTCCTGACCGAGGAGGCCGCGTTCAACGACGCCCCCGCCTTCGACAAGGCCATTGGACGCGTGTTCAAGCCTTCTGTCATCAAGGAGCTCGGCGGGCATCGCATCGCGATCGTCGGCCAGGCCTTCCCCTACACTCCGATCGCGCACCCCAAGAGGTTCACACCGGACTGGAGCTTCGGCATCCGCGAGGAGGAGCTGCAGAAGCATGTCGATGCCTTGCGCGGCACCGACAACGTCGATGCTGTCGTGCTGCTGTCGCACAACGGCATGGACGTGGACCTCAAGCTGGCAAGCCGGGTCACCGGCATCGACGTCATTCTCGGCGGCCACACCCATGATGCCGTGCCGCAGCCTATGCCAGTGAAGAATGCAGGTGGCACGACGCTCGTCACCAATGCCGGCTCCAACGGGAAATTTCTCGGTGTGCTCGATCTCGCGCTCGACAGCGGCAAGGTCAGCGATATCAGGTACCATTTGCTGCCGGTCTATTCGGAGCTGCTGAAACCCGATCCGGCGATGGCCGAGCTGATCGGCCGGGTCCGTGCGCCGCACGTGGCCGACTGGTCGGAAAAGATCGCGACACCCGACCGGCTGCTTTATCGCCGCGGCAATTTCTCCGGGCCCATGGACGAGCTGATCTGCACCGCGCTGCGCACCGAGCTCGATGCCGAGATCGCGCTGTCGCCGGGCTTCCGCTGGGGCGTCACCGCGCTGTCCGGCCAGGCCATGACCATGGAGGATCTGCTGGCGGAAACCGCGATCACCTATCCCGAGACCTATGTGCAGGAGATGACCGGGGCCCAGATCAAGGACCTGCTCGAAGACGTCTGCGACAACCTCTTCAATGCCGATCCCTACTACCAGCAGGGCGGCGACATGGTGCGCGCCGGCGGGCTCAGCTACACCTGCACGCCGGACGCTGCGATCGGCAGCCGCATCTCGGAGCTGAAGCTCGGCAGCGGCAAGGCGATCAGCGCCAGCCACCGCTACAAGGTGGCGGGCTGGGCCTCGGTCAACGGCCAGCAGGGCGCGCCGGTGTGGGACGTCGTCGGCAAATATCTGCGCTCGGGCCGGATGCTTCAGGAGCGACTCGGCTCCGGCGTGACGCTGAAAGGGGTCGAGGGCAATCCGGGCATTGCAGGACTGGGATGA
- a CDS encoding prolyl oligopeptidase family protein, translating into MSVDDRPTLQAPDDDPWLWLEEIEGRQALDFIERQNSLTLQAFGGKVFEHDRDLLAAIYDRPDNIPYVSRRGSDLHNLWKDAANPRGLWRRTRLAEFRKAGPAWEIMLDIDQLARDENEDWLLGGIASTPGSSRVILSLSRGGSDAVTLREFDMETKRFVVDGFTLPEAKGGVDWLDADTLLLSSAHGEGMATSSGYARTVRLWRRGRPVDHAEVIAETTADHMVIYGMSDDTGPEPRVWIVDQIDFFNHAIWLRNATGAVMKLDLPTGIWLQAHGDWFAMKLRKDWTAGGRTYATDTVLGISLSAFLNGSRDFTVLFEPAPRRALQGLFWAAGKLVLSILDELRPRFEICAPSAAGWSREMLHGLPGIGVVDVWTLDRHPSESNGDLLANVQDPLTPPALLLIERGVTSPVVLKQAPKTFTADGLVVTQHEAISVDGERIPYVQTGPAGETGDAPVYMSAYGGFGHSVKPYYNSSLGKLWLERGGTIVQANLRGGGEFGTRWHDAGRLAGKKLSHDDFAAVAADLVRRGVTSAKRIAAQGGSNGGILITNMLVRYPERFGALFCTIPLIDMRRYTKLLAGASWIAEYGDPDKPDEWEWLKTYSAYHNVKAGQSYPPILIATTRRDDRVHPGHARKMAAKLQAMGYEAWFYEPAAGGHGYGKDNKERAGFEVLGYRFLKEKIGWKDGEA; encoded by the coding sequence ATGTCCGTTGACGACAGGCCCACGCTTCAAGCTCCCGACGATGATCCCTGGCTGTGGCTGGAGGAGATCGAGGGCCGGCAGGCGCTCGATTTCATCGAGCGGCAGAACAGCCTGACGCTGCAGGCCTTCGGCGGAAAGGTCTTCGAGCACGACCGCGATCTCCTTGCCGCGATCTACGATCGTCCCGACAACATTCCCTATGTCAGCCGGCGCGGCTCCGATCTGCACAATCTCTGGAAGGACGCCGCCAACCCGCGCGGCCTGTGGCGGCGAACCAGGCTGGCGGAGTTTCGCAAAGCCGGTCCAGCATGGGAGATCATGCTGGACATCGATCAGCTCGCGCGGGACGAAAACGAGGACTGGCTGCTCGGCGGGATCGCCAGCACGCCGGGAAGCTCACGCGTGATTCTTAGCCTGTCGCGCGGCGGCAGCGATGCCGTGACGCTGCGGGAATTCGACATGGAGACGAAGCGCTTCGTCGTTGACGGCTTCACGCTGCCGGAGGCGAAAGGCGGCGTCGACTGGCTCGATGCCGACACGCTGCTGCTGTCGAGCGCTCATGGCGAGGGCATGGCGACGAGCTCGGGCTATGCGCGGACGGTTCGGCTGTGGCGGCGCGGTCGGCCGGTCGATCACGCCGAGGTCATCGCCGAGACCACCGCCGATCACATGGTTATCTATGGCATGAGCGACGACACCGGACCTGAGCCGCGGGTCTGGATCGTCGACCAGATCGACTTCTTCAACCACGCGATCTGGCTACGCAATGCGACGGGCGCGGTGATGAAGCTCGATCTGCCGACCGGCATCTGGCTGCAGGCCCATGGCGACTGGTTCGCGATGAAGCTGCGCAAGGACTGGACGGCCGGGGGGCGGACCTACGCCACCGACACCGTGCTCGGCATCTCCCTGTCGGCGTTCCTGAACGGCAGCCGCGACTTTACGGTGCTGTTCGAGCCGGCGCCGCGGCGCGCCTTGCAGGGCCTGTTCTGGGCGGCGGGCAAGCTCGTGCTTTCGATCCTCGACGAACTGCGCCCACGCTTCGAGATCTGCGCGCCGTCCGCGGCCGGCTGGAGCCGCGAGATGCTTCACGGCCTGCCGGGAATCGGCGTCGTCGATGTCTGGACGCTCGATCGCCATCCCTCCGAGAGCAATGGCGATCTGCTCGCCAATGTGCAGGATCCGCTGACACCGCCCGCGCTGCTGCTGATCGAGCGCGGCGTCACAAGCCCGGTCGTGCTGAAGCAGGCGCCGAAGACGTTCACCGCCGATGGGCTCGTGGTGACGCAGCACGAGGCGATCTCCGTTGACGGCGAGCGTATCCCCTATGTGCAGACCGGCCCCGCTGGCGAGACCGGCGATGCGCCGGTCTATATGAGCGCCTATGGCGGCTTTGGTCACTCGGTGAAACCGTACTACAATTCCTCGCTCGGCAAGCTATGGCTGGAGCGCGGCGGCACGATTGTGCAGGCGAATCTGCGCGGCGGCGGCGAGTTCGGCACGCGCTGGCACGATGCCGGACGGCTTGCCGGCAAGAAGCTCTCTCACGACGATTTCGCCGCCGTCGCCGCCGATCTCGTCCGCCGCGGTGTGACGAGCGCAAAACGCATCGCCGCGCAGGGCGGATCGAACGGCGGCATCCTCATCACCAACATGCTGGTGCGCTACCCCGAGCGCTTTGGCGCGCTGTTCTGCACCATCCCGCTGATCGACATGCGCCGCTACACCAAGCTGCTCGCGGGCGCGAGCTGGATCGCGGAATATGGCGATCCCGACAAGCCCGACGAATGGGAGTGGCTGAAGACCTACTCGGCCTATCACAACGTCAAGGCCGGCCAGTCCTACCCACCGATCCTGATCGCGACGACACGGCGCGACGACCGCGTCCATCCCGGCCATGCCCGCAAGATGGCGGCGAAGCTCCAGGCGATGGGCTATGAGGCCTGGTTCTACGAGCCGGCCGCAGGAGGCCACGGCTACGGCAAGGACAACAAGGAGCGCGCCGGCTTCGAGGTGCTGGGCTATCGGTTCTTGAAGGAGAAGATCGGGTGGAAGGATGGGGAAGCGTGA
- a CDS encoding MFS transporter: MSARETPNVAARTTKTPKGAWTVTFLLFLFMVVNFADKIVVGLAGVPIMTEMKLSAEQFGLLGSSFFFLFSISAIVVGFIVNKVPTRWVLLTLAVIWAVSQFPMVGTVSFTTLLICRIVLGAGEGPAFSVAAHAIYKWFPDEKRTLPTAILSQGSAFGVILAVPALNWIIVNHSWHYAFGALGVVGLIWVAAWLALGKEGPLEDTEVLVATEPKIPYVQLLTSRTFLGCVIATFGAYWALSLGLTWFTPFIVKGLGFSQSQAGFISILPWVFGATIVILTGWISQVMMARGYTTRVSRGVLGSVPLIVGGLILTAMAHVEGAGLQIALLVVGSGLCGAIYVVCPPMLGEFTPASQRGAVIAIYGALYTLSGIIAPSVMGAVIQRAGSMLDGYLTGFTINAVVMIGSGVIGLLLLWPNTEKARLTRGAAAQGPALKGAVSPT; the protein is encoded by the coding sequence ATGAGCGCTCGGGAAACGCCGAATGTGGCGGCTAGGACGACCAAAACGCCAAAGGGCGCCTGGACTGTTACATTTCTTCTCTTTCTTTTCATGGTGGTGAACTTCGCGGACAAGATCGTAGTCGGTCTCGCCGGCGTGCCGATCATGACCGAGATGAAGCTCAGCGCCGAGCAGTTCGGCCTGCTCGGGTCCTCGTTCTTCTTCCTGTTCTCGATCTCGGCCATCGTGGTCGGCTTCATCGTCAACAAGGTGCCGACGCGCTGGGTGTTATTGACGCTGGCGGTGATCTGGGCGGTGTCGCAGTTCCCGATGGTCGGCACGGTCTCCTTCACCACGCTCTTGATCTGCCGGATCGTGCTGGGCGCCGGCGAAGGCCCGGCGTTCTCGGTCGCCGCGCACGCCATCTACAAATGGTTCCCCGACGAGAAGCGTACGCTGCCGACCGCGATCCTGTCGCAGGGCTCGGCCTTCGGCGTCATCCTGGCGGTGCCGGCGCTGAACTGGATCATCGTCAACCATTCCTGGCACTACGCCTTCGGCGCGCTCGGGGTCGTCGGCCTGATCTGGGTCGCAGCCTGGCTCGCGCTCGGCAAGGAAGGTCCGCTCGAGGATACCGAGGTCCTGGTCGCCACCGAGCCGAAGATTCCCTACGTGCAGCTTCTGACCTCGCGCACCTTCCTCGGCTGCGTGATCGCGACCTTCGGCGCCTATTGGGCGCTGTCGCTGGGTCTCACCTGGTTCACGCCCTTCATCGTCAAGGGGCTCGGCTTCTCGCAGAGCCAGGCCGGCTTCATCTCGATCCTGCCCTGGGTGTTCGGCGCCACCATCGTCATCCTCACTGGCTGGATCTCGCAGGTGATGATGGCGCGCGGCTACACCACGCGCGTCTCGCGCGGCGTGCTCGGCTCGGTGCCGCTCATCGTCGGCGGCCTGATCCTCACCGCGATGGCGCATGTCGAGGGCGCCGGGCTGCAGATCGCGCTACTCGTCGTTGGCTCCGGCCTCTGCGGCGCGATCTACGTGGTCTGCCCGCCGATGCTCGGCGAGTTCACCCCGGCCTCGCAGCGTGGTGCAGTGATCGCGATCTACGGCGCGCTCTATACGCTCTCGGGCATCATCGCGCCCAGCGTGATGGGCGCCGTGATCCAGCGCGCCGGCAGCATGCTCGACGGCTATCTGACCGGCTTCACCATCAACGCGGTGGTCATGATTGGCTCCGGCGTCATCGGCCTGCTGCTGCTGTGGCCGAACACGGAGAAGGCCAGGCTGACGCGTGGCGCGGCGGCGCAGGGTCCGGCGCTGAAGGGCGCGGTGTCGCCGACGTAA
- a CDS encoding class I SAM-dependent methyltransferase: MAEYVVEFGRDGGRVEPDGRLDAPAFHRNHEPIWAALEKHLADATGNVVELGSGTGQHVVHFARHTPGLIWWPSDLNQRHLKSIEAWRVHAGLPNIRPPLRIDLTDPDWCPEMKSGEGPTSLAAVFCANVIHIAPWAVAEGLFAGAGRYLRPDGKLFLYGPFKRDGKHTAISNAVFDTSLREGNPEWGVRDVVDLAKLAKATGLGLVDTIEMPANNLTLVFAR, encoded by the coding sequence TTGGCTGAATATGTCGTCGAATTTGGCAGGGATGGCGGACGGGTCGAGCCGGATGGCCGGCTCGATGCGCCGGCCTTCCATCGCAATCACGAACCGATCTGGGCAGCGCTGGAAAAGCACCTCGCGGATGCGACCGGCAACGTCGTGGAACTCGGCAGTGGAACCGGGCAGCACGTGGTGCATTTCGCCCGCCACACGCCCGGCCTGATCTGGTGGCCGAGCGATCTCAACCAGCGCCATCTCAAGAGCATCGAAGCCTGGCGCGTGCATGCAGGGCTGCCGAACATCCGCCCACCCCTGCGCATCGACCTCACCGATCCCGACTGGTGCCCGGAAATGAAAAGCGGGGAGGGGCCGACCAGCCTCGCGGCCGTGTTCTGCGCCAATGTCATTCACATCGCGCCCTGGGCCGTGGCCGAAGGCCTGTTCGCCGGCGCCGGCCGTTATCTGCGCCCCGACGGCAAGCTGTTCCTTTATGGCCCCTTCAAGCGCGACGGCAAGCACACCGCGATCAGCAACGCGGTGTTCGACACCTCCTTGCGCGAAGGCAATCCCGAATGGGGCGTGCGCGACGTCGTCGACCTCGCAAAGCTGGCGAAGGCGACAGGCCTCGGTCTCGTCGACACGATCGAGATGCCCGCGAACAATCTGACACTGGTGTTTGCGCGATAG
- the soxX gene encoding sulfur oxidation c-type cytochrome SoxX, translated as MAPAGAQSTVTEGQKLAFDRGKGNCLTCHVIKGGDLPGTIGPELKDIKSKYPDRSELTAIIFDETKRNPQTMMPPFGRNRILTEQEIDAIVDFLQTL; from the coding sequence ATGGCCCCGGCGGGGGCACAATCCACCGTGACGGAGGGCCAGAAGCTCGCCTTCGACCGCGGCAAGGGCAATTGCCTGACCTGCCATGTCATCAAAGGCGGTGACCTGCCGGGAACGATCGGACCGGAACTGAAGGACATCAAGTCAAAATACCCTGATCGCAGCGAGCTCACCGCGATCATCTTCGATGAGACCAAGCGCAATCCGCAAACCATGATGCCGCCGTTCGGCCGGAACCGGATTTTGACCGAACAGGAGATCGACGCGATCGTTGATTTCCTGCAGACCCTGTAA
- the soxZ gene encoding thiosulfate oxidation carrier complex protein SoxZ, with the protein MASSIRVRATSSGDITEVQALIQHPMDTGLVKDSKGEVIPAHFIQQLKFECNGKDVFVADWGTAVSKDPYVKFSFKGAKKGDELKISWTDNKGGSDTTTAKIA; encoded by the coding sequence ATGGCATCCAGCATTCGCGTACGCGCAACATCGAGCGGCGACATCACCGAGGTGCAGGCGCTGATCCAGCACCCCATGGACACCGGCCTCGTCAAGGATTCCAAGGGCGAAGTGATCCCGGCGCATTTCATCCAGCAGCTGAAGTTCGAATGTAACGGCAAGGACGTGTTCGTCGCCGATTGGGGCACTGCGGTCTCCAAGGATCCCTATGTGAAGTTCAGCTTCAAGGGCGCCAAGAAGGGCGACGAGCTCAAGATTTCCTGGACCGACAACAAGGGTGGATCGGACACGACCACCGCGAAGATCGCGTGA
- a CDS encoding MBL fold metallo-hydrolase, whose protein sequence is MIFRQLFDSVSGTYSYLLASRPGGEALILDPVLEKVDRYCQLLRELDLKLVKAVDTHLHADHVTGLGELRDRTHCMTVMGDQTKADVVAMRVADGDKVTIEGLSLDVMYTPGHTDDSYSYLMGDRVFTGDTLLIRGTGRTDFQNGSARAQYDSIFNRLLKLPDETMVFPAHDYKGDTVSTIGEEKRYNPRLQVRSVDEYVELMANLKLPNPKMMDVAIPANMHVGLHQEELEKEGRALSAIEAIRSLGRPDILLVDLRETNERMKHGMLEGALHTPYPSVEESLKPGGMLREVVAATGRRVVFFCAFGERSAMAVAAAKKAGLLNSAHIAGGIDAWKKAGGPVVH, encoded by the coding sequence ATGATCTTCCGCCAGCTCTTCGACAGCGTTTCGGGCACCTACAGCTATCTCCTCGCCAGCCGCCCCGGCGGCGAGGCGCTGATTCTCGACCCTGTGCTGGAGAAGGTCGACCGCTATTGCCAATTGCTGCGCGAGCTCGACCTCAAGCTGGTCAAGGCGGTGGACACGCATCTGCATGCCGACCACGTCACCGGCCTCGGCGAGCTGCGCGACCGCACCCATTGCATGACCGTGATGGGCGATCAGACCAAGGCCGACGTCGTCGCCATGCGGGTGGCCGACGGCGACAAGGTGACGATCGAGGGCCTGTCGCTCGACGTGATGTACACGCCGGGCCACACCGACGATTCCTATTCCTATTTGATGGGCGACCGCGTCTTCACCGGCGACACGCTGCTGATCCGCGGCACCGGCCGCACCGATTTCCAGAACGGCTCGGCGCGCGCGCAATACGATTCGATCTTCAACCGTCTCTTGAAGCTGCCGGACGAGACGATGGTGTTTCCGGCCCACGACTACAAGGGCGACACCGTCTCCACCATCGGCGAGGAAAAGCGCTACAATCCGCGGCTCCAGGTGCGCTCGGTCGACGAATATGTCGAGCTGATGGCCAACCTGAAGCTGCCCAATCCGAAGATGATGGACGTGGCGATCCCCGCCAACATGCATGTCGGCCTGCATCAGGAGGAGCTGGAGAAGGAAGGCCGCGCGCTCAGCGCGATCGAGGCGATCCGCAGCCTCGGCCGGCCCGACATCTTGCTGGTGGACTTGCGCGAGACCAATGAGCGGATGAAGCACGGCATGCTCGAAGGCGCGCTGCACACGCCCTATCCTTCGGTCGAGGAGAGCCTCAAGCCCGGCGGCATGCTGCGCGAGGTCGTGGCCGCAACGGGGCGCCGCGTCGTGTTCTTCTGCGCCTTCGGCGAACGCTCGGCGATGGCGGTTGCGGCTGCAAAGAAAGCGGGGCTTCTCAACAGCGCGCATATTGCCGGCGGCATCGATGCCTGGAAGAAGGCAGGCGGGCCGGTGGTGCACTGA
- the soxY gene encoding thiosulfate oxidation carrier protein SoxY, producing MTTTTRPHPTRRLILQGAASVALLGLGNLPFAAAPARAAANDKYPEEAFRQKSEADAIKALYGKTAEPSDKVKLDAPEIAENGGVVPISVTTTLDKVTSISFFVAENPSALAASYKIPDGTIPAVANRLKMARTTKLTAIVEADGKLYSATKEVKVTVGGCGG from the coding sequence ATGACCACGACCACGCGGCCTCACCCGACGCGGCGCCTGATCCTTCAGGGCGCAGCCTCCGTGGCTCTGCTCGGCCTCGGCAATCTGCCGTTCGCAGCCGCGCCCGCGCGCGCCGCGGCGAACGACAAATACCCGGAAGAGGCCTTCAGGCAGAAGAGCGAGGCCGACGCGATCAAGGCGCTCTACGGCAAGACCGCCGAACCGTCGGACAAGGTCAAGCTGGATGCGCCGGAGATCGCCGAGAACGGCGGCGTCGTGCCGATCTCGGTGACCACGACGCTGGACAAGGTCACCTCGATCTCGTTCTTCGTGGCGGAGAACCCGAGCGCGCTGGCGGCCAGCTACAAGATTCCCGATGGCACGATCCCTGCCGTCGCCAACCGGCTGAAGATGGCCAGGACCACCAAATTGACCGCGATCGTGGAGGCCGACGGCAAGCTCTACAGCGCGACCAAGGAGGTGAAGGTCACCGTCGGCGGTTGCGGCGGCTGA
- the soxA gene encoding sulfur oxidation c-type cytochrome SoxA, with translation MKARIHLLLGSLSAALVAFALASPRVIAADKVDPVADAKAFQNFFFQKFPNVKHEDFVNGPYSMNEDMKRQWQEKEEFPPYEFALDAGKEMFSTPFKNGKTYADCFPNGGIGIRQNFPYFDTGEGKVITLELALNRCREANGEAPYSYVKDEMASLTAYMAYTSRGKPMDIKIPDDPRALAAFENGKRYFYTRRGQMNFSCASCHVQSPGERIRAETLAPALGILNAMPIYRSEWSGMGTTSRRFVTCNSQTRAVPLEPQSDEYRDVEYFLSYVANGLPISGPGARP, from the coding sequence ATGAAGGCCCGCATCCACCTCCTGCTTGGCTCGCTCAGCGCCGCGCTCGTCGCGTTCGCGCTCGCCTCGCCGCGCGTGATCGCTGCCGACAAGGTTGATCCCGTTGCTGATGCCAAGGCGTTCCAGAACTTCTTCTTCCAGAAGTTTCCGAACGTGAAGCACGAGGATTTCGTCAACGGTCCGTATTCCATGAACGAGGACATGAAGCGGCAGTGGCAGGAGAAGGAGGAATTCCCGCCTTACGAATTCGCGCTCGATGCCGGCAAGGAGATGTTCTCGACCCCGTTCAAGAACGGCAAGACCTACGCCGACTGCTTTCCGAACGGCGGCATCGGCATCCGCCAGAACTTTCCGTACTTCGACACCGGGGAAGGCAAGGTCATCACGCTGGAGCTCGCGCTCAACCGCTGCCGCGAGGCCAATGGTGAGGCACCCTATTCCTACGTCAAGGACGAGATGGCCTCGCTCACCGCCTACATGGCCTACACTTCCCGCGGCAAGCCGATGGACATCAAGATCCCCGACGATCCCCGCGCGCTGGCGGCGTTCGAGAACGGTAAGCGCTATTTCTACACACGGCGCGGCCAGATGAATTTCTCCTGCGCGAGCTGCCATGTGCAGAGCCCGGGCGAGCGCATCCGCGCCGAGACCCTGGCCCCGGCGCTCGGCATCCTCAACGCAATGCCGATCTACCGCTCCGAATGGAGCGGCATGGGCACGACCAGCCGCCGCTTCGTCACCTGCAACAGCCAGACCCGCGCGGTTCCGCTGGAGCCGCAGTCGGATGAATATCGCGACGTCGAATATTTCCTGTCCTACGTCGCCAACGGCCTGCCGATCTCGGGACCGGGAGCACGGCCATGA